A genomic region of Cyprinus carpio isolate SPL01 chromosome B11, ASM1834038v1, whole genome shotgun sequence contains the following coding sequences:
- the LOC109103539 gene encoding peroxisome proliferator-activated receptor gamma-like, whose protein sequence is MLHRFNIKKPSFTSDMVDTQTFAWPVGFGLSALELDELDNSSHSMDMKPFSTLDYTTISGIEYEPSPAQSEAPHMMDLTHMYSYRAQENYSIYRAQESSYTAEESSYRAQNSIKLEPESPPQFVENSLSFSKAPEDASGSVLNIECRVCGDKASGFHYGVHACEGCKGFFRRTIRLKLVYDHCDLHCRIHKKSRNKCQYCRFQKCLMVGMSHNAIRFGRMPQAEKEKLLAEFSTDVDHKHPESADLRALARHLYESYLKYFPLTKAKARAILSGKTSDSAPFVIHDMKSLLEGEQMINSRQMPAQELRVMHEVELRFFHSCQSRSAEAVSEVTEFAKSIPGFVSLDLNDQVTLLKYGVIEVLIIMMAPLMNKDGTLISYGQIFMTREFLKSLRKPFCEMMEPKFEFSVRFNTLELDDSDMALFLAVIILSGDRPGLLNVKPIEDLQETVLHALELQLKMNHPDSLQLFAKVLQKMTDLRQLVTDHVQLIQLLKETEVDWCLHPLLQEIMRDLY, encoded by the exons ATATGGTGGACACGCAGACGTTTGCCTGGCCCGTGGGATTCGGCCTGAGCGCTCTGGAACTGGACGAACTGGACAACAGCTCGCACTCGATGGACATGAAGCCCTTCTCCACGCTGGACTACACCACCATCTCCGGCATCGAGTACGAGCCGAGTCCGGCGCAGAGCGAGGCGCCGCACATGATGGATCTGACACACATGTACAGCTACAGAGCGCAGGAGAACTACAGCATCTACAGAGCGCAGGAGAGCAGCTACACGGCCGAGGAGAGCAGCTACAGAGCACAGA ATTCAATCAAACTTGAACCTGAGTCTCCTCCGCAGTTTGTGGAGAACAGCCTGTCGTTTTCCAAAGCTCCTGAAGATGCGTCCGGCTCAGTGTTAAACATCGAGTGTCGTGTGTGTGGAGACAAGGCCTCGGGCTTCCATTACGGCGTTCACGCCTGCGAGGGCTGCAAG GGATTCTTCCGCAGAACCATTCGTCTGAAGCTGGTGTACGACCACTGCGACCTGCACTGCCGCATCCACAAGAAGAGTCGCAACAAGTGCCAGTACTGCCGCTTTCAGAAGTGCCTGATGGTGGGCATGTCACACAACG CCATTCGTTTTGGTCGAATGCCGCAAGCCGAGAAGGAGAAGCTCTTGGCGGAGTTCTCCACTGACGTGGATCACAAGCATCCCGAATCTGCGGACCTCAGAGCTCTGGCCAGACATCTCTACGAGTCCTATCTGAAGTACTTCCCCCTGACCAAAGCCAAGGCCAGGGCCATACTGTCAGGAAAGACCAGCGACAGCGCA CCGTTCGTTATTCACGACATGAAGTCTCTGCTGGAAGGCGAGCAGATGATCAACAGCAGGCAGATGCCGGCGCAGGAGCTGCGCGTCATGCACGAGGTGGAGCTGCGCTTCTTCCACAGCTGCCAGTCACGCTCGGCCGAAGCCGTCAGCGAGGTCACCGAGTTCGCCAAGAGCATCCCGGGCTTCGTCAGCCTGGACCTCAACGACCAGGTGACGCTGCTCAAGTACGGCGTCATCGAGGTCCTCATCATCATGATGGCGCCGCTCATGAACAAAGACGGCACGCTCATCTCCTACGGCCAGATCTTCATGACCCGCGAGTTCCTCAAGAGCCTGCGCAAGCCCTTCTGCGAGATGATGGAGCCCAAGTTTGAGTTCTCCGTCAGGTTCAACACGCTGGAGCTGGACGACAGCGACATGGCTCTGTTCCTGGCCGTCATCATCTTGAGCGGAG ATCGGCCGGGTCTGCTGAACGTCAAGCCCATCGAGGACCTGCAGGAGACCGTTCTTCATGCTCTGGAGCTCCAGCTGAAGATGAACCATCCCGACTCCCTGCAGCTGTTCGCCAAAGTGCTGCAGAAGATGACGGACCTGCGGCAGCTGGTGACCGATCACGTCCAGCTGATCCAGCTGCTCAAGGAGACCGAGGTGGACTGGTGCTTGCACCCGCTGCTGCAGGAGATCATGAGGGACTTGTACTAG